The Desulfobacterales bacterium sequence AGGGCCATCTGATTTCTGTCCATGAACACAATGAAATCGAGCGGACTGCAGGGCTGATCCGGAAACTGAAAGACGGTTGCTCCATTGCGCTGGTTACCGATGCCGGCACGCCCGGGGTGTCAGATCCGGGATATCATCTGGTCCGGGTGGCCATAGAAGAGAAAATTTCTGTTGTTCCGATCCCGGGAGTATCTGCTGCCATCGCCGCACTGAGTGCTTCCGGCCTTCCGACCGATTCCTTCCTTTTTGTCGGATTTTTACCCAAAAAATCATCAAAACGGCTTCAGCAACTCCACGATCTCTCAAATCAGCCCGGAACCATTATCGTGTATGAATCTCCCCGGCGTATCCTTTCGCTGCTGAAAGAACTTGAATCCGTGATGGGAGACCGATACGCGGTCCTGTCCAGAGAGATTACCAAACTTCATGAGGAATTTATCCGGGGAACGGTCTCGGAGATATGGGCAGATCTTGGCGGGCGCCAGTCGGTCAAAGGAGAATGCACGCTTCTGATTTCCGGATGCGAAAAGGATAAACCGGTTTCCATGGAAATAATTCAGGAAGAAATTCAAAGTGCTTTAAAATTAAAAAACGGGACGGTTTCTGATATTGTAAAAGATATTGCCAGGCGATACCCGCTTTCAAAATCCAGAATTTATGAGGAAGCATTGAAAATCAAAGCGAATGAAACGTCATAAGATGCCCTTTTCATTGTTACGCCAACAGCTTTCAGTCGAAAATCGCCTGCCGGATGTCTCCGCTGTGAATCATTACGCGAATCGAAAGAATACGATATATCCGGTAATCCTGCCGGTTCCGGATAACCGGAAAAATCTGTCCGGAAGGGGCAAAGTGGCCTTCCTGAGCCGCCACGCGAGGTCGGCTCTGGCGCTGTCTGCCTCGATCAGCCAGGCCAGTATCACTGAACTGGAAAAAGATGAAAGCGGAGCACCGGTACCTTCTAACGGATATTACTGGTCATTGACGCATAAATCCGATTTTGTGGCGGCGGTCACCTCCCGTTCGATGATTGGCATAGATGTTGAGAAAATCAGACCCTGCTCGGCGTCCCTGTTCCGGAAAACAGCGAAAGAAGAGGAGTGGCGTCTGTCTGATACAGATCGCCGATTTCTTTTTTTCCGTTTCTGGACCTCCAAGGAGGCTGTATTGAAGGCCGCCGGAACCGGACTCAGGGATCTGGCATGCTGCCGCGTGGTGAATGTTCCGGATCAATATCATCTGGTGGTTCATTACAACGATACGGATTGGTTAATTGAACATCGGTGGTTTGATGGGCATATTGCTTCCATCGTCGCCAATGACTGCCATATCGAGTGGGTATTCGCCTGAACAAAGACTCCGGCTTTTTCAGGTTTAATCTGCCGCCGGTGAGACGAATTTCAGAAACCTCACGGCATCACATGCAAATACATACGGACGTTACCATAGCAGGGCAGTCATTACCTGCTCATTTCTTCGTATTTCTGAATTACAAAATAGGTTCCGTGATCAAAGATCCGGATCGTCTTGTTGATGCTCTCTATTGCTTTGTGCTGATCCAGAGGGGTAAGAAACATTGCCTGGACGTCTGCGTAAAGCCACATGTGGCGTCTCATCATAATCAGTGCGTAGATGGTTTCCTTCAAGGGAGTGCCTTCGAGATAACGGTCTTCAGCGTATTTTGAAAAAAAACGATATACTTCCGTATAGGGCTTTTCACTGAAGAATATGTCTCTGAGCTTTTTATAAAAATCCATGCCCTGCTGGATGCATTCGTTATGAGGCTTTGAATGAAAAGACGGGGTCCTGAG is a genomic window containing:
- the rsmI gene encoding 16S rRNA (cytidine(1402)-2'-O)-methyltransferase, whose product is MKSSGKLYVVATPIGNMEDITLRAVRILGEVDLIAAEDTRQTGKLLACHGIKGHLISVHEHNEIERTAGLIRKLKDGCSIALVTDAGTPGVSDPGYHLVRVAIEEKISVVPIPGVSAAIAALSASGLPTDSFLFVGFLPKKSSKRLQQLHDLSNQPGTIIVYESPRRILSLLKELESVMGDRYAVLSREITKLHEEFIRGTVSEIWADLGGRQSVKGECTLLISGCEKDKPVSMEIIQEEIQSALKLKNGTVSDIVKDIARRYPLSKSRIYEEALKIKANETS
- a CDS encoding 4'-phosphopantetheinyl transferase superfamily protein, whose translation is MNHYANRKNTIYPVILPVPDNRKNLSGRGKVAFLSRHARSALALSASISQASITELEKDESGAPVPSNGYYWSLTHKSDFVAAVTSRSMIGIDVEKIRPCSASLFRKTAKEEEWRLSDTDRRFLFFRFWTSKEAVLKAAGTGLRDLACCRVVNVPDQYHLVVHYNDTDWLIEHRWFDGHIASIVANDCHIEWVFA
- a CDS encoding histidine kinase N-terminal domain-containing protein, with the protein product MRAFADRLIEITERHAEKISDQWSKAVRTNLRTPSFHSKPHNECIQQGMDFYKKLRDIFFSEKPYTEVYRFFSKYAEDRYLEGTPLKETIYALIMMRRHMWLYADVQAMFLTPLDQHKAIESINKTIRIFDHGTYFVIQKYEEMSR